GCAATACCTAccgaaaaatattttacatgtTTTTCATCCTCTATTTTTACGGGTGACACCGAAGGTAAGGGTCGAGATGGTTTGTGAGGACGGTATTATATAGTTGTGTCCCGAGCTATGATTCATGGATGGCTAGTTATTACTCTTCTACATTCGTTCAGATTACATTAGCTTATTTGGTTATTTGATTAGTTCAGTTGATTAGTTGATTAGTTCATTAACTGTGATTAATAATTGTGGATTTAAGTTTAACTATTTAAGTGATTCATACATGTGGATATGTTGATTACCTACCGGTCGTTAGATGCTTACTTGTATTCATCTTTTCGTCACCTATTTGTATGATTATTGTTGTGTCGTTATGATTGTATGTGTGATTACTATTGTACTTCAGATACTAAATTGtgcatatatttatagagaagaCTCTGTCTATTTGTATAGAAAAGCTCTATTCATGTGATAATTCTATACATGTTTCAGATATGTTTTTATTAgttgttaaaagaaaaaaaatgtaatacaTACTTTTCGctgatttttgtaaaatatatttataaaaaaaaattctcaggGTATGACTGCTGACAACACGCAGCCAAATAGTTGtgtaatcaataattttaattgaagaGACGAGtgtattaaactatttaataagtTTGAGCGGTCTAATAGCCAAAATTAAAGATTCAGATGATTATTTGTAAAAGAGTTTCTCTAAAAataataggccaatttgcataaaaaatccacttattttgggcttttgcaaaaccgggccacctttttcgtttttgcagattcagtccactttttcagcaaactgaccaaaataccctttttactttttctctttcctctttctctcttctcttcgtttctctcgttcttttttttttctcgccagcAGAGCGGAGGCgtaaacggtccgtctcgcctcttaccctcattctctagccctcgccctcgccctcgcccttgccctcgtccacgcacccccaaccttcctcgcctccaaccccgccaaggccgcgccacgattttttttttttttttgtttttttcttttcttttcttctccgactcttctccaccgtctccgacgacgatgcctctctcgtccttctcgtccttccccgcccttctcatctctccctctccctcattctctgccgcctccgacgacgatgcatcttcgccggcgccgacgtcgacaccgtggaggtcactgcggcgctacaggctcggagcgggggtccttagcggcgtcgtcgccggcactgtggctgttggcagagagggtgacaaaaaaaaattatagaaaaaaaaaaaaaaaaaaataaagataaaaaattatataaaaagaaggatgaacatcaaattgtatcgttaactgcaaaaaaaattataagttgcactatttaagatgtaaactgcagctttaagatgaaaactacactctttaaacgaaaattacactctttgagaaatatttacactgtttctcttcttattacactctttcagatgtaaactgcatccattaagatgaaagttacactctttaaacaaaagttgcactgtttctcctcttgttgcaccatttctcctcttgttacactattttttatcttaaactgcacccttttaagagatatttatactgtttctcctcttgttgcaccatttctgtgtaaataagaggagaaatagtgcaacaagaggagaaacagtgcaagaagagaagaaactgcactgttttaagagatatatatactgtttctcctcttgttgcaccatttctgtgtaaacaagaggagaaatagtgcaacaagaggagaaactgcactgttttaagagatatatctactgtttcttctcttgttgcactgtttctcctcttgttgcaccatttctgtgtaaataagaggagaaatagtgcaacaacaggaaaaacagtgcaacaagaggaaaaacagtataaatatcacttaaaaggatgcagtttaagataaaaaatagtataattttcgttcaaagagtataatttttatcttaaagcagcagtttacatcttaaatagtgcaacttataattttttttgtaattaacgatgtaatttcgtcttcatccttcttcttatataattttttatctttatttttttcctattttttttataatttttttgtcatctTCTCTGCAaacagctacggcgccggtgacgacgccgctaaggacttcctgctccgaggctgtagcgccgcagtgacctctacggtgtcgacgtcggcaccggcgaagataaatcgttGTTGGAGGcagcagaaaatgagggagagggagagatgagaagggcagggaagggcgagaggcATCGTCGTTGGAGACGGTGGaaaagagtcggagaagaaaagaaaagaaaaaagcaaaaaaaaaaaagtcgcggcgcggccttaacggggtcggaggcgaagaaggtggggggtgcatagacgagggcaagggcgagggcgagagtctgagggtgagaggcgagacggaccgtttctgcctccgctccgcctctgctctaccggcgagaaaaaaaaaagaacgagagaaacgaagaagagagagaaagagaaaagagaaaaagtaataagggtagtttggtcagtttgctgaaaaagcggatgcaaaaatgaaaaagatggcccgattttgcaaaagcccaaaataagtgaattttttatgcaaattggccaaaataatataaatataagggtgcgtttggttcgcgctatcttttaaagattcctagtaatccaatgggaataaaaaaatatgacggtgtttggctaaacgcactaagtaatctagttggtaattttggattcacttgggaataagattcaccccaaggtactaatctcattcccttgagggagggtgagtatcctcatattaatggattggggtaatcataatatgtctaatctctttctttcttcctacccaccgactaattgatattatttttctttacactctaaccttatatatctctgtaaacttatttttctctctaaaatttaacttttttttctctctctaaactaagctttctctctctctctctttctaaatttcaactttctcactccctctaatttcgactatatttttctttctatttttttaattatgctcactctctctaacttatactctctctccattttttctaaaaagatgttgaaattttttgtaacattatctaaaattaaataaataaataaataaattgattcCCGCTTACCCTCTTTGTCCCTCTTCTTCGTCCGCCGCCACAATCCATCCGTTCACGCATCTAATTCCTTTTTCCCTACATAAATATTTCTCTCGCCGCAACGCGGcctcctctctcactctctcaccgTAACTCCGCCCAATCTCGCCCGAGTCCACCGTGTTCTCGAAGTTTCAACCCTTCCAACGACCATGGCGGTGGCCTCGGCGTGGACTACGAAACCTGGGGCCTGGGCCCTCGACGCCGAGGcggacgacgccgccgccgcagccgccgactcagccgccgccgccgatttccccaccctcgccgccgccgccgcctccaagGCCCCGAAGANGGCCGGGGAGTCGCCGAGGTTGGCAGGGatggggcggcggcggctgagGCGGTTGGAGTTGAGGAAGATGGCGTCGAGGGGGCGGTCGAAGAGGAGGTTGAGctcgtggaggagggcgaggccggCAAGGGCGCCGTCCCGGAAGCCatcgaagcaacagggaagaggGACGGaggggcatttttggcataaaaaaaggTTATAACAGAACTCtaatggaaccctaacggtagggggtgaagtgcacattttttattttacaagggagcaaagtgtaggtttttaaatgacagggggggaaagtgaaaaagcgggttttgacagggggttttctgtaatttagcctatttggAATGTTCATTTGGTTGATGGATACTCATATTATATTGCATTTACAGTAGTTGTTAGTTGCATTTATGTTCATATATACTTGATTATTTTCTTTCAGCTCATTATTGCTATTGTATCTGTTATATGTATCCATATCAGTTGATTACTATCTCCTCTGTTTGCCGATGAGTACAGCTTGTCTTTGTCAGCTTGCAATGCCTatcgaaaaatatgaaaatattttacatatttttcatCCTCTATTTTTACGGGTGACACCGAAGGTAAGAATCGAGATGGTTTGTGAGGACGGTATTATATAGTTGTGTCCCGAGCTATGATTCATGGATGGCCAGTTATTACTCTTCTACATTCGTTCAGATTACATTAGTTTATTTGGCTATTTGATTAGTTCAGTTGATTAGTTGATTAGTTCATTAACTGTGATTAATAATTGTGGATTTAAGTTTAACTATTTAAGTGATTCATACATGTGGATATGTTAATTACCTACCGGTGGATAGGTGCTTATTTGTATTCATCTTTTCGTCACCTATTTGAATGATTATTGTTGTGTCGTTATGATTGTATGTGTGATTGCTATTGTACTTCAGATACTAAATTGtgcatatatttatagagaagaCTCTGTCTATTTGTATAAGGAAAGCTCTATTCATGTGATAGTTCTATACATGTTTCAGATATGTTTTTATTAgttgttaaaagaaaaaaaatgtaatacaTACTTTTCGctgatttttgtaaaatatatttacaaaaaaaagttcTCAGGGTACGACTGCTGACAACACACAGTCAAATAGTTGtataatcaataattttaattgaagaGACGAgtgtattaaattatttaataagttTGAGCGGTCTAATAGCCAAAATTAAAGATTTAGATTATTATCTGTAAAAGAGTTtctctaaaaataatataaactagtgaaggcccgcgctccGCGGCGGGAAATTTacgcaatttttaaaatattttaaacaattttttttatttttttaatttttaaatttaatttaaacttttaaacttacaaaaaaataaatatacaattatatataataaataaatatatatttataaataaaattatatataagttaaaattaaaatttatataaaatttaaaatttaaaattataaaattcactCTCTTGAGCTCTCTCTGCATAGATGTAGGTATAATTATAGAGTATCAGGGAACCGAATAGCGAAAACAAATATATTCCCCTATCTTTCTAGCTTCTAGATCAttatgatttatttaaaattttatttacaatgtTAACTTCATAGCAGGAATATTGACATCAAACAAAGCATAACGTAAAATGAATTAGTACCCTTATGTATTATTCTATCTTAGTATGTATACGCCTCACTAAAAGCAGACCCAATTATCAACTGGAGGAAAATTTAAATGGAAAAATAGCTTACACagtaattgcaaaaaaaaaactacaattaTAGATCTAAATAAATATAGGCCGTCTAAAAGAAAAATGTCTTGAAAAATATCAGCAGATCATGAGTCGAGAGGAGGAAAATAGGCCTCTTTATGGACCTAGAGGACAATTGAAGNNNNNNNNNNNNNNNNNNNNNNNNNNNNNNNNNNNNNNNNNNNNNNNNNNNNNNNNNNNNNNNNNNNNNNNNNNNNNNNNNNNNNNNNNNNNNNNNNNNNNNNNNNNNNNNNNNNNNNNNNNNNNNNNNNNNNNNNNNNNNNNNNNNNNNNNNNNNNNNNNNNNNNNNNNNNNNNNNNNNNNNNNNNNNNNNNNNNNNNNNNNNNNNNNNNNNNNNNNNNNNNNNNNNNNNNNNNNNNNNNNNNNNNNNNNNNNNNNNNNNNNNNNNNNNNNNNNNNNNNNNNNNNNNNNNNNNNNNNNNNNNNNNNNNNNNNNNNNNNNNNNNNNNNNNNNNNNNNNNNNNNNNNNNNNNNNNNNNNNNNNNNNNNNNNNNNNNNNNNNNNNNNNNNNNNNNNNNNNNNNNNNNNNNNNNNNNNNNNNNNNNNNNNNNNNNNNNNNNNNNNNNNNNNNNNNNNNNNNNNNNNNNNNNNNNNNNNNNNNNNNNNNNNNNNNNNNNNNNNNNNNNNNNNNNNNNNNNNNNNNNNNNNNNNNNNNNNNNNNNNNNNNNNNNNNNNNNNNNNNNNNNNNNNNNNNNNNNNNNNNNNNNNNNNNNNNNNNNNNNNNNNNNNNNNNNNNNNNNNNNNNNNNNNNNNNNNNNNNNNNNNNNNNNNNNNNNNNNNNNNNNNNNNNNNNNNNNNNNNNNNNNNNNNNNNNNNNNNNNNNNNNNNNNNNNNNNNNNNNNNNNNNNNNNNNNNNNNNNNNNNNNNNNNNNNNNNNNNNNNNNNNNNNNNNNNNNNNNNNNNNNNNNNNNNNNNNNNNNNNNNNNNNNNNNNNNNNNNNNNNNNNNNNNNNNNNNNNNNNNNNNNNNNNNNNNNNNNNNNNNNNNNNNNNNNNNNNNNNNNNNNNNNNNNNNNNNNNNNNNNNNNNNNNNNNNNNNNNNNNNNNNNNNNNNNNNNNNNNNNNNNNNNNNNNNNNNNNNNNNNNNNNNNNNNNNNNNNNNNNNNNNNNNNNNNNNNNNNNNNNNNNNNNNNNNNNNNNNNNNNNNNNNNNNNNNNNNNNNNNNNNNNNNNNNNNNNNNNNNNNNNNNNNNNNNNNNNNNNNNNNNNNNNNNNNNNNNNNNNNNNNNNNNNNNNNNNNNNNNNNNNNNNNNNNNNNNNNNNNNNNNNNNNNNNNNNNNNNNNNNNNNNNNNNNNNNNNNNNNNNNNNNNNNNNNNNNNNNNNNNNNNNNNNNNNNNNNNNNNNNNNNNNNNNNNNNNNNNNNNNNNNNNNNNNNNNNNNNNNNNNNNNNNNNNNNNNNNNNNNNNNNNNNNNNNNNNNNNNNNNNNNNNNNNNNNNNNNNNNNNNNNNNNNNNNNNNNNNNNNNNNNNNNNNNNNNNNNNNNNNNNNNNNNNNNNNNNNNNNNNNNNNNNNNNNNNNNNNNNCACGTAGCCTGCCGCCGCGGTGCTCCGAGAATAAGCTCTAGGTCGAGCGACTTAGCAGCCGAGCCCTCCCCCTTAGTTTCTTAGGCGAGCTAGAGAGGGAGGAGAGCCCGCGGCTCTGGCCGAAGAAGGGGCGCGGGGTTAGCAGCTGGAGTAGTCGAGCTCTGCCCGGGTTTAGGGATGATCTAGGCGGGGCAAAGCCGAGCAGGCTTTGGGATCTGCTAGGGGTAGCGCCCAAACTCCTGAGGAGGGGCCCCAAAGCTggtgccggcggcggcggcggcggcggctccaACATCCTCCTCATCGGCTTCGGAGCACACCTCCTCGCGAGCTCGAGGAGCCGCCTCGCGAGCGCCCCCGGCCACCCCTCCGCCTCCTCGAGCAGTCCCCACTCGGGGAACCTCCGGAGGATCGGTGGCCGGGGTTTTGACGGCCCGAGGGAGAGGAGGGGTCCCGGTGGTGGGGGCTTTGATGTGTTCAATAGCGTTCCTGGGTCGGATGCAGAGACCTgggggaagaagaaggaggaaggTAATGGGCCGGATGCGGAGACCTGGGGGAAGAAGAGGGAGGAAGGTAATAGCGGCAGCAGTGGGAGGCCGAGGCTGGTGTTGCAGCCACGATCTCTGCCGTTAGCTAATGGAAGTAACGGGAGCCGGAAGGGGTCGAACCCCTTTGGGGAGGCACGCCCGCGTGAGCAAGTTCTCGCGGAGAAGGGCCAGGATTGGAAGGAGATTGATGAGAAGCTCGAGGCGATGAAGGTAGGGGAGGGGCCGCATGAAAGGGCTCCCTTTGGGAAGAAGGGCTTTGGAGCAGGGAACGGGATTGTTACTTCGACAGAGGATCGTACTGAGAGGGCTTGGAGGAAGGCAGATACAGTCGAGGCTCCTCCTGCAAGGTCTGCttctatttctcttctcttctctgtttgatttcttttccaATATCTTTGGAGTCTAGTGTTAACTTAAATCACTAATCTGATGCTAGCTTAATTCATGTATGATTTGCATTTGTTATCCATCTAGCGTAATGAGATGTTACTGTGGTCTTTGGTGCTTGTGTTCTGTTCTCTCAAATCATAGTTTCTACTTGCTATGCTATGTATTTCCATGTGCTTACATCGTAGGTTTACTAGTTCCCAAGACCTTCTTTTACTTTGAATAAATTGTGCCAACGTAGGGTTTGGCCGAGCTGAGCTGAAGAACTTTTAGCCGATTTGTGGTGCTTAAGCCTGTAATTGCAGTTTACCACACTGGCTCTGGATTGAGTTTAATAGAGGAGGGAAGAAATGAGAATTGCTCATTGGATTAGAGGAAGAAAAAATGGGTTAATGGCAAGGAATGTTAGGTTGCATGGCAAATGCAAGGAGAGGAGCATGGATTCTGGGGCATGGCAGATATGTGGGTCTGATTAAAGCAGACTATGGTGAAAAGTTTGCAAGGGAAAGAGGGAAAGAGTGGTCAGTAGAGGATGCAGGAGAGGAGCATGAATTATGGGGCATGCCAGATATGTGGGTTTGATTACAGCAGACTGTGGTGAAAAGTTTGCTAGggaaagagggaaagagaggtGAGTAGAGGATACAGGTTGCGGTTAGAGGGAGCGGGGTACATAGATGGCTGTTTCAAGGTAGAAAAATTAGAGCAGGGAGGAGGGTGAGAGGTGACAAGAATGGCACAAGTTATAAAGGTCAAATTATGTCATGTAACTTGGTGTATCATGTAAATTGGCACTGATTGTTAGGTTGCATGACTTATGAGTTGCCTTGATTGGGTTTGTGTGAGGTCAAGCTAGTGGGTTTGTGTGAGGTCAAGCTAGTTACTTTGGACTAGATTTGTTCCTGGTATTTATCATACAAATCATTTAATTGAAAGAGATTATTGCATATGTATCCCTCAAAGTTTTAAAGTTGGGAAATTGCAttttatctctataaaaatCTAGACTAGCATAAAAATGTTCTtcagctttttttcttttttttttttttccggttgGGTAAATAGCAAGTTTGGCCTTTAGCTTAGGTTTCTCCAATGTTAATTTCATTGGGAAGAGATCGTTAGAGGTGGATTTAGTGTGAAAGTGAAGGCGACGGTGGCATCGAACGGGAGGAGGCAGACGGTTGGAGCCGCAGTGAAGGCAAATCAGAGAGCAAAGAAGGAGAGGCAATGTAAAGAGGTAGAGGGAGGGAGGAACGAAGAAGGGGAAACGCAACAGCAGCAAATAGGGAGGGGAGGGGTTGGTTACGGAAATGGTAGCAGTGGAGGGTCTGAGAGCAAGGAGGAAACGGTAGCAAGAGAGAGGCAATTCAGAGGGAATAGTGGCAGAGGGATGGGAGAAGAGGGAAAGCGATGTGATGGCTGTTCTAAAAAAATTGACTTGTCAGGGTGCACATGTGCACAATTGCTGGTTTATagggatttttttcttttttgatattttaaagtaaAGGATAAGTACGTGGTTTCCCAACTTCACGGTGATACATATGCAATTATCCTGGATGAGATGGCGTCATAGTGTACTGTGTCTCTTAAATTGACATTTCTTTTATCACAAGGGATGTTTGATTGAAATCCAAAAAAGGTTGAACAGTGGATAATAGTTTTGAATCTTGTCAGTGTgagtgagaaataaaagagACATCACAAcagagaattttttaaaaacagaaGAGAAAAACCAACAATAACGAGTTTCGGTAAGAAAAAGAGGTCAAGAAATGAAGTTAGACTAGGAGCTTTCTGGAAAGAATAAGAGAAGCTAGCATAGGGACAAAAACTTAGTCATGAATAACGTGAGTAAGATCTCATAAAATCTGATTGAAATCGGCTGACTGCCCTTTTAAATAGGCTGCaatagatttaattttatccCATAAGGATTAGAACGGAAAAAGGAAGCTGGCTGCCAtcattattctaaaaataaggTTGTGACAGCTATAGTTCCAGAATTTCTGTGTTATAGAATTGCAGATAAAGGGCCAGCAGTACCTAAAACTCGGAATAATAAAGGCTGGTTGCATGTAAAGCTAGAAAATATGGTTGCCGAGGCAAGCAGAAATTTATTAGAGAGCACAATAATCAGCAGAAAACTATTCTAAACAGTGAGAGATAGAAATATCAATTAAATGGATACCTATACATCGAAGTGTTCAAAACAGCAATATGGAATCATTAAAACATCTTTAGAAATTTGATTAGATTCACTTCTGGAAGTCATGGAAAGATTTTGCCATTCATTGTCCCAACCGATgcacaaataaaccaaaaacaAACCACTAACTAGTAACTAATCTAACCTAAGCAACCAACAAACTATAATGTGGTCTGATGAAAGTGTAGATAGAAGTCGACAATCTTACAGCTTATACCATAGAAAACTAATGACATACAGAGATAAGTCAATTCCTTTGGGTGCATAAGTTTTATTATCGTTTGATTTGTCCAACTTAAGCTCAAAGTTTCTTTATTTACTACCTAGGATCATTTGTTAAGTTATAAATACTAGGCTTTAGAAACACTATTCAAAAGTTGTGTAGGTGCCAATTTATGGAGGCAATGCAAGCAACaaagtttactctttttttttccgtctttttttttaatctattttctctttttcccaAGTTTCTTTACCTAAAATTATGTTCAAGACCCTTAACGTTATAAATGATTTTCTGTAAGTTCCACCAAGCTGAATTTATTTTACTAGTCCTTAAGCTGTCATGTAGTTGTTTTCTCCAATTTCTCAAGATGTGAAAAGTTGAAAGGAAGTTTCAGCAAGGCCTGATAAGCATGCTAGTGCCTAAGTCTTGGCAATCTGTTGTTTAAGAAAGGCAAGATATTTACTTGTTATCCTTGTTACGACAAATCCTTTTTACATgtgttaaaattaatatttgttattAGCATTTCTACAATATATGCTTACCC
This genomic window from Ananas comosus cultivar F153 linkage group 3, ASM154086v1, whole genome shotgun sequence contains:
- the LOC109707781 gene encoding eukaryotic translation initiation factor 4B3-like; translation: MAVASAWTTKPGAWALDAEADDAAAAAADSAAAADFPTLAAAAASKAPKXAGESPRLAGMGRRRLRRLELRKMASRGRSKRRLSSWRRARPARAPSRKPSKQQGRGTEGHFWHKKSRALPLSFLGELEREESPRLWPKKGRGVSSWSSRALPGFRDDLGGAKPSRLWDLLGVAPKLLRRGPKAGAGGGGGGGSNILLIGFGAHLLASSRSRLASAPGHPSASSSSPHSGNLRRIGGRGFDGPRERRGPGGGGFDVFNSVPGSDAETWGKKKEEGNGPDAETWGKKREEGNSGSSGRPRLVLQPRSLPLANGSNGSRKGSNPFGEARPREQVLAEKGQDWKEIDEKLEAMKVGEGPHERAPFGKKGFGAGNGIVTSTEDRTERAWRKADTVEAPPASSETVDESVPEN